From Triticum aestivum cultivar Chinese Spring chromosome 7B, IWGSC CS RefSeq v2.1, whole genome shotgun sequence:
ACGCTCGCGTAGCCGTAGctgacggagtcggggaagacgacaGAGAAGATGTGACCGGCGGAGGGGGTGACCACCCAGTCCCACTGGTGACGGTAGAGATGGTTGAGCTCAGCCTCAATCATCTCCGGGGATGCCACGCCATCGACGACCGTGACAATCGCCTGAAGGGAAGGAGACGGCGGAGGGGCGTCAGGGACCTCGAGGTGGAAGAAACCCAACCCCTCGATCCCATGCCCATACATCATGAGCTCCGAGACCACCGGTCTATCCGGACAAAGGAGGGCAGGGTGGCCAGGATCCTTGCAGAGGTAGCAGCACCGTTGCCCACCTTTCGCCACTCGACAATGATCACGAATTCTATCAAATTTAGCATTAAAAGCCAAGTGCTCATGAGAACCCTCTGGTTTCTCTCCAGCCAGATGCATCTGAGTGAGCAAATGATCACCGAGTTGACTTCCTTCCTCAGCTTCGGGTATCAACTACTTTATTGGTGCATTGTATAGAGTCAGTGACCAGTTATATGATGACAATGTTTATTCGTGACCAATACATTGGATGAAGCAACACGTCACAATTTTGGCGGGTTTCCGTTCAGACAATTTTCTATATAGGTTATTTAATCCATAGCAAATTTGAGTTACATGTACTCCAGTGTCTTGTGAAGGTTTCTATGTTTGTCTGTGCACAATCAAACGTCGGTACAGGTGTTCTGAAAATCTTGTTAATCGTCCTGAAAAGAAAAATCTTGTTAATGGAAGAGGCTGAATTGATTTACCTCTCCAGGTCCTTATGATGTGCGAGTCCGGATGAAGGCGGTGGGCATCTGCGGCAGCGACGTGCATTACCTCAAGGTGGTTTCTCACATTAAACGTGCAATGATCTAGTAGCTCCTATCAAGTACCTTGATCTTTCAGAGTACTCTGTTTCTTTTCTCAAGCTAAAAACCGTGACTTTGTTGGATTGCAGGAGATGCGCATCGCGCATTTCGTGGTTAAAGAGCCCATGGTGATCGGGCACGAGTGCGCTGGCATCATCGAGGAGGTGGGCGACGGCGTGAAGCACCTCGCCGTGGGAGACCGCGTGGCGCTGGAGCCCGGCATCAGCTGCTGGCGCTGCAGGCACTGCAAGGGCGGCCGCTACAACCTCTGTGACGACATGAAGTTCTTCGCCACCCCACCTTACCACGGATCACTTGCTGACCAGGTACGTTACAGTTGTTCTGAAACGCAGTTGCAATCTGCAAGCTGAGCTTGATGATTTTGACCATTTGTTCCTGAGATAAATAATATCCTTATCAATGTGTTGGGTTTTGGGTAGATTGTGCATCCAGGTGACCTGTGCTTCAAGCTTCCAGACAACGTGAGCCTGGAGGAAGGCGCCATGTGCGAGCCCCTGAGCGTGGGGGTGCACGCTTGCCGCCGAGCCGACGTGGGCGCCGAGAAGAGCGTGCTCATCATGGGAGCCGGCCCGATCGGCCTGGTCACCATGCTCTCCGCGCGCGCCTTTGGAGCGCCCAGGATCGTCATCGCCGACGTCGACGACCACCGCCTCTCCGTCGCCAAGTCCCTCGGCGCGGACGCCACCGTGAAGGTCTCCGGCAACACGGAGGACCTCGCGGGGGAGATCGAGCGCATCCAGGCGGCGATGGGAGGCGACATCGACGTGAGCCTGGACTGCGCCGGGTTCAGCAAGACGATGTCGACCGCGCTGGAGGCGACGCGGCCGGGCGGGAGGGTGTGCCTGGTGGGGATGGGGCACAACGAGATgacggtgccgctgacgtcggcggcGATCCGGGAGGTGGACGTGGTGGGGATCTTCCGCTACAAGGACACGTGGCCGCTGTGCCTCGAGTTCCTGCGGAGCGGCAAGATCGACGTGAAGCCGCTCATCACGCACAGGTTCGGCTTCTCGCagggggaggtggaggaggccTTCGAGGTCAGCGCGCGCGGCCGCGACGCCATCAAGGTCATGTTCAACCTCTAGACATCCAGGCTGCTACTGTTGCTAGGGATTCAAGCCATGCTTGGACTGGAGCTGCGTGCGTGCATGCCAGCGTGTCCGCGTGCGCGCGGTGTGTTGTGTGTcgtgaaacaaaataaaatgactgtGCAGACTGATTTCTATCGTGAAACTGGGATGTCAaagttagaagggagagagggatttgatggaatagttgttgtattgcttgagtctcgcgggcatatatatagaagtacaaagatcaatttggagtacaagacaaggcaggaccaaatcctagtctatcctatacttcctaataatcttatgctcaacatcccccgcagtcacaacggtagcgacgcagacaatgagactggagaagtatccgaaggcaagccgacagacaccccccacagtcgtaacggtcgacgcatcgtgGAAGTCGTgactggagtggaaaccgacgaggttgctcaagcaggcggtagccctttgtgtcgtttgtcgatgtagctgagagcgtgtgtgatggagccgtggtcgaggtagccgtgcgaaaaatgccgtggtcgatgtcgagtcagggtggccggtgtcgaggaagtcgccgtggagccgcgggcgcaagggggcgccgagttagcatgggcgcagtggtgtcgaagtagtggtgtgcCGGAGAGGAGATGTTGACGACGCGttgcggcgggtttgccaagcccggggacacatcgtagacgaaggcacgcaccggtgttgtcagcaccgggcatgcgtagacggacgaagacgaagttgacgaagcaccgcaccaggcttgccaggcccggggacacgtcgtggacgaaggcacgctgcggtgttgccagcaccaggcATGCGGAGActaggacctgcacgagctgtacgccatgtcgaagaagttggagggccagcagagaagaactcgacgacggttgcggcgtccatcggcgcggggccaatgtcaccaacggtggtcggagtagacgaagtggtcggggtagatgacggcgacgctgacgACGGGCCGGTGCTGgatgaagacgaaggaggtggacgggcgacggcggcggctacggaggtagcggcggcggcgaccaaagaagagcggcggcggcagcctgacggcgacggcggcggctaggttaggagtgcggcggcgggtgctcgaagtaggcgaagaaccctgacaacgTGACGAATACCGGTGCGGacagtggcgttcccgcgccaagggagacggcgcggcgcataccacgggatgTCGACGCGCGGGGACGAcagagtggaccgcgggccgcggcgcaaCGACCCGAAGGGGCGCCGCAGTGGGggcaggcgggtcggggcgacggcgggaagacctctggGCAGCGGCGGGGACCACGGGCAGCGGCGTTGCGGCCCAAAGGGGCGACATaacggcggttcgcgagtcggtgcaaccgcggggacggcctcgggacggcggcgtggaccgcgtgtcatgctcgctac
This genomic window contains:
- the LOC123155688 gene encoding sorbitol dehydrogenase, coding for MGKGGKGEAAAAVAGEGENMAAWLVAKNTLKIMPFKLPPLGPYDVRVRMKAVGICGSDVHYLKEMRIAHFVVKEPMVIGHECAGIIEEVGDGVKHLAVGDRVALEPGISCWRCRHCKGGRYNLCDDMKFFATPPYHGSLADQIVHPGDLCFKLPDNVSLEEGAMCEPLSVGVHACRRADVGAEKSVLIMGAGPIGLVTMLSARAFGAPRIVIADVDDHRLSVAKSLGADATVKVSGNTEDLAGEIERIQAAMGGDIDVSLDCAGFSKTMSTALEATRPGGRVCLVGMGHNEMTVPLTSAAIREVDVVGIFRYKDTWPLCLEFLRSGKIDVKPLITHRFGFSQGEVEEAFEVSARGRDAIKVMFNL